In Macadamia integrifolia cultivar HAES 741 unplaced genomic scaffold, SCU_Mint_v3 scaffold725, whole genome shotgun sequence, one genomic interval encodes:
- the LOC122069823 gene encoding uncharacterized protein LOC122069823, with the protein MPVVQRCVKGPMWLHFLIGAPPVIVFSSACAGLAGGAIPALAQLVSSVYHAEISPSLPTPRQDDKMHTSRTSTL; encoded by the exons ATGCCAGTTGTTCAAAGATGTGTAAAGGGGCCTATGTGGTTACATTTCCTCATTGGT GCTCCACCTGTAATAGTCTTTTCTTCAGCTTGTGCAGGGTTGGCAG GTGGTGCCATTCCAGCACTAGCGCAACTTGTCTCTTCAGTTTATCATGCTGAAATCTCGCCATCGTTGCCTACACCCAGACAGGATGATAAGATGCACACATCGAGAACCTCTACTCTGTAA